The Rhinolophus ferrumequinum isolate MPI-CBG mRhiFer1 chromosome 21, mRhiFer1_v1.p, whole genome shotgun sequence region TTCAATGTTCATTCACCAAACActgtgtttctatgtgttaggtataTTCTAAACTTTAGGAAGCTAGCAATGAACAAGACAAGGTAAGCCCCTCAAGGGACTTAGATTTTTAGAAGGGCGAAACAAGCAAGATATATCAGACTGCGATAAGCCACGTGAAGGAAATAACAGAGTGATCTGAATCTCTGGAGGGGAGGTGTGCCATTTTAGATAAGATGGTGAAAGAAGGCCTCCCCGAAGAGCCATTTGAGCAAAGTCCCAGCTTGCAGCCCTTAACCCTCTGCTCTTTTCAGCACTCAGCCCTATTTCTATTCTTTGCTGCTTTCAGAAGGAAGCCTTTATAGCTCACCTTGCGACGGGTATGCTCTGAATCCAGGGCATCTCTCAGGCCCTGAAAATCCGGGGGATTGAGTGGGGGCCCTGGCCGAAGGCTGGTGTAGCGGGGAAACAAGTCCTCCAAGGCTTGGGCTGAGCTAGATGGAGATAAGTCTTGCAGGGGCCGGGTGCTGAGCAAATCAGGTAGAGAATATTAGGGTTAGGAAAGTGTTTGAGACCCACTAGTCCAACTGTGACATTCTACAAGTGAGGAAGCTGAAACTCAGAAAGGGCAAGAGACTTGGTCAAAGTCTTTAAGTTAGGTAATGAGAGAACCCTAAGTAGCACACAGGTTCTGTGATTCACTCTATAGTGATCCTTCTTCTATGCCACACTCTCTGTGGTAAAAAGTGTCAGCAGAAGCAAAATAACACTTCCGGGGGAAGGAGGAGTAGAGACTGGGAGAAAGTCAGGTACTAGGCTGCAGATGCCCACGTTCCTGAAGGAGTGAGAGGGGTAGAAGATAGGGGAGAAAGAATGCTAAGGGACAAGTGTCTTAGGTCCTTAAGAGGTACTACAGCAGTCAAAGGAGAAGTAAGAAATAGAATACTTGGCTTCccaagaaagcaagcaagctaGGAGAATCCCAAGAAGAACTCACTTGAGCAAAGTGGCTGTGCTGTCACTGTCAAAAGAGTCTTCTTCCCGTCTCGCTGAGCCAGCACCTGGAGTAAGGGAATCCCCTGAACGCAGTCAGAGAGACCCCACAGCTAGGGTCAGGGAAGGATAGGAACAGGGACCACAGGAAGGACAAGAGAGGAGAGGGCCTTCCTCTCTACCTCATTCCTCTGGCACCTCTCCCAAAGAACTGGAACCTTTCTTCCCGAGGTCTTGTCTCAGAGGTCTGTGTCCCGTCCTCatcccccttcctttctctacTTTCTCCCATCCCTTAAATCTAGGTTCTCCTTTATAGGGAAGGGATTTACTCACGATAGGCTGTGTCACGTGAGGTTTGGAGCATGCTCTGGAGTTGGCCCCGAACACTTTCCATCTCAAAGATATGCTTGGAACCATCCTagaaaaaaagcaacagagaAATCAGAAGCAACTTGAATAATCTATATTCTACCTACTGCCAGGGTAGATGGCATCCAGTATACCCAAGAATTTTTACTCCAGCACCTGGGAAAGCAAGAACAACAGAAGTGACCCAGACAAGTTCAGAAACTCAAATGTCTACAGAAACCAGACAGATAGTGGAAATGAATTAATTGGGCACGTTAAGACATGAGTGGTGATGATTCTCACCAACTAGAGAGCAAATACCCTGTCTAAAGACTGTGTAGTCCATGGCTATCAGTTTTTCAAACGCTGGATGACCTAACCAGTCTGCAAATTGGTTATGACATCTTTTCTATGCGACACTAATAACTACCTTCTCTGTAACATGcataaatgattaaattatgTTTCTATGATTTACATGTCTAATTTTGAACCATACAATCAAAGTAAGTTTTGAGCTGGAAGGATCTTAGCATATTTTATTGCTATCCCTTAAGTCCCTAGTTTCCTCTTAGGATGAAGAAACCTTATCCTCACTCCCAGTCCCCAAATCCCAGTAAAGCATAGCAACCTATTCCACAGTGCAGGCATCTCTGACAGAAAAAACACTAGGAAATTTCACAATTTCCCAAATTATGGTGTCCCAGGCTGTTCTCTCCTTCATAAACATTTGCTCCCAGGAACAAGCATGACTGACTCTGCACTTAAAGGGAATTTGAAATCCAACAATAGGAGTTCAATCTCAGtcaagctatttttattttaccatccCCAATCCCAAGACCCTAGAGGTCCCCCAGACACACCTCCCTCACCTTTTTCTTCAAGTTGTTCTCCAATCCAACTGACAAGCTGCGACTCAGCTCTTGGGCCAAGTTGTCTAACTCCTCatgaggaggtggggaggtggagggtAAATACAGCTGGGCTCGTGCTGTGGTCTCTGCCTGCCGACTGAGGTGCAAAGAAGCATAGAGCTGGGAGGTCACCTCAGAGGACACTTGGTTCAACCCAGGAGCTTCTGATGAATCACTGAGGAGATCCTCTGCCCGGAGAGATGAGCTGGGACTGGTAGCTGATGTTGCCATGAGTACAGGGAAATGACAACTGGAGACAGCAAAGCTGGGAACTCCTGGTTCTGCTTTAGGAGAGCCCAAAGGGAAAAGTACACAGAGAAGGAAGAtttgggagaaaggaggaagactCCAAGCCAAGGATGCTTAGTTATTAAGGGTATGGAGGCTTTCTGGTTAGAGGAAAGGTTCCCACTGGTACCAGAGGCCATAGGAGAGAGCAAAAGCATTTCGTTCCACAGCTCCTGGAAATTGTGGAAAAGAAGGGTGCAGCAAGAAGGGGGTGGAGACAGAAGACCTACTGCGGGAGCAAAAGCACCACTGCAATTCCTCTGGAGTGCTGAAAGCTGCAGGAAATCAACTTGTGGCACCGGCTATCGCTGGTCAAATGAGCTCTTAAGTTCTCACATCCAGAACGTACAAACTGAAACAAACCCAAATCCAACGGGGCCTAATTTCCGTCCAGCTGCCTTATTTGCCCCTCAATGGCTCCATCCCGTCTAAGAATGGCAGGAACCTCACGCTCCCCACTTCCCCACTGCACCATTCTAGCCTGGGTCAACTCTCTTGTATATCCCCTTCAACCCTGCCTGGCAAGAAAGCCATGCAGGGTCCGTAGAATCCTTCCCTCCCAATTACCCCAAAAGAAACTTTGTGAACACTCAGTCACGCCCTCAGAGGTCCCTAAAAAGTACACCGCCCTCAAACCTAGTCTGAGATCCTCTACCCCGACCACCCCGTTTCAACTACTCTCCCACACCTCCAGTCCTCAGCACCCCCAATTTGCCAACGTGAAGACAAGGGATTGCCCCCTTCCCTGGGTACGGGGTCGGGAAGACCAAGACGCCCCTTCCCGCGCGCCGCCCTATACTCAAAACCGTTGGCAGCGTCCCGCCCACCGTCCGAAGCCCCGCCTCACTCGCCTCGATGACATCAGCAGCCCAAGAGACCTCGCTTACAGCGGTTCCTACAGCCTCTGGATCCCAGGAGGCTGGACGCGCGTGCGCGGCCATGGAGGCCACGGATTGGCTAAGAGCGGTATGGAGGCGGAGTTATTGCTCAGCCGCTGCAGTGTGAGGACCGACCGAGTGGGGCGAGACTCCGCGGAAACAGGAAGTGTCGAGGGACAGGCGCTTGGAGCAGTTCCGGTGAGTCAGGGGAGGGGACTCTACCTGTTCGGAGGGATCCGGGACGGAGAACTGGAGCCTACGGAGTGTGGACAGTCCCAGAGCGGGGCTTACGCTTTGTGCCCTGCAGATGACTGTCCACAACCTGTACCTGTTTGACCGGAATGGAGTGTGTCTGCATTACAGCGAGTGGCACCGCAAGAAGCAAGCGGGGATCTCCAAGGAGGAGGTGACAAGAGGGCCCCGCGCAACCGGGTGACCTCGCATCACCAAACATACAGAGTCTCAGTCCAGCCCCTCCTCTCTAAACCCCGGCTCGTCCCCATCCCTGGCTTTTCTCCTTCAACAACCGAGAGCTAACTCTGCCCCTCTCCCTCCAGGAGTACAAGCTGATGTACGGGATGCTCTTCTCTATCCGCTCGTTTGTCAGCAAGATGTCCCCGCTAGACATGTACGCCGAGTCAGAGGGGATGTTAAGGGAAGGAGGACTAACCTGGGGAATTTTGTGGGTGGGGTAATTGCCGGAGTGAAAGGGGCTTTGACCCCAGAGAGGGGAAGCTGAATCCAGGGCGAGAGTGCTGGAGCTGGAAGGAGCATAGGTGGGGAAAATCTGAAGGCAgagaggttgtgtgtgtgtgtgtgtgtgtgtgtgtgtgtgtgtgtgtgtgtggggggggcaagttggggagggagggctgtgggAGGTGCCTTTACTCAACCAGGCTCCTATAAATGTTCAGAGAAGAGGGAGTTGACCTAGAGGGGATTAGAAGTATCTTTTGGGGAGAGATTCCACTCCCATTCCTTAACATCCTCCTCATCTCCGCAGGAAGGATGGCTTTCTGGCCTTCCAAACTAGCCGTTACAAACTCCATTACTACGAAACGCCCACTGGGATCAAGGTTGTCATGAATACTGACTTGGGCGTGGGACCTATCCGAGATGTGCTGCATCACATCTACAGTGCGGTCAGTGCCAGCCCCCGCGACCCTTCCCCCAAAGCTCCTCAACTACCATGGCCACTTAGAGCCCCAAGACTCCTTCAGCTTCCCTGCCTAGATCCTACTGTATTGTATCTCTGTTGAAGTCAAGAGTTTTCTCGGGACCCTTTAGGTCCTTAAACACTCCCACCACGTTTCTCAAGCAGGGCTTGTGTCCAGCCCTTGATCCTTGTGCATTCACACCCCCCTGAGGTTATACCAGGTTTGGGGTTGGAAACAAGTGCTCAAAGCCTGGCTCTAACACCCTCCTTCTCCATAGCTGTATGTGGAGCTGGTGGTGAAGAATCCCCTGTGCCCGCTAGGCCAGACTGTACAAAGTGAGCTCTTTCGCTCCCGACTGGACTCCTACATCCGCTCTCTGCCCTTCTTCTCCGCCAGGGCTGGCTGAAGGAAGTACCCCACCTCACCTCTCGGGAGAATCTCTGTATGCCTGGGGCCCTTCCTAACCGGTTTCACCTAAGGGCCCCCACTGCCTGCCCTTCCCACCCCTCAAGCCCCCAGGCAGCCTACCCTAGTGCCCTCCCCCTCACCGGAAGGAAGCCTACAGGAGTCCCTACACCTCCAAACCATGCCCTGTCTCCAGTTTTATCCTCTACAAGATACCGCGACAAGTACAGAATAAACTTTGTCACTCTCTGCAGCTGGAGCGTGTCAGTTTGGGTGGTTGGTGGGCGGCGCTGCCCAACTCATGGAGGTGTGAACGAGGGTGGCCACATCCCTGGAGCCTGCAACAAGGCTTTGACCTTGGGTTTCTCAACAGCGACAagattgacattttgggctggataattcatTGTTGGGGATGGGAAGGCTGTCCTGTGTTTTGTCCTGAGCGCCAATCACTGGATGCTGGTAGCACATCCCTCCGTACCCCAGTAGTGACGATCAAAAATGTATCCCGATCTTGCCGAATGCCCCCTAGGGGACTAAATCGcccctgttgagaaccactgggctagaGGAAGCCCAACCTGCTTCGGATTCTGGAGGGTCCGAGAACCACCTTGCCGGGTTCTGCTCTCTGCGGCTCTGAGTACACTAAATATTCAGGCGGCAGAACTTCGGAACGGGAGACTTCTGCCGATGAGCCGCGGGTTTGACTGGGAGGCGGGTGACTTTATGTAGATGAGGGGGCGGTGTCTGCATGTTGATTAGCTGGGCCCGCTGCGGACACTGCTGGGAGCCTAGCGGTCCCGCTGCGGTTCGGGCTGAGGTGGCAATTTTCTTCCGCCCCTTCTCGTTCCTAGGTCCCTACCCTCCTAGAATCGCCCTCCACCTTTACCTTCAtccatttccccttcctcccGGCGCCAGTGCCCCCGTATCCGAATATCTCCACTCGTGGTTCCCCCTGCGTTTTTCCCTCCCACCTCAAACCTCGCGACCTCCAGCATCCCGCCCCCGCGGGCCCAATCCTGCCTGGCGACTCTCGCCGCAGCATCCTCAGCCTTCCCAGGACTCGCGCCCCTACACCCCCGGTTGTTCGCCCTTGGGCTTCTTCGTTCtctcccccctcccgccccctgggagccccctcccccgccctggcCAGCCAGCATGCAGGTGTCCATAGCATGTACGGAGCAGAACCTTCGCAGCCGGAGCAGTGAGGACCGTCTGTGTGGACCCCGGCCTGGCCCTGGGGGCGGCAATGGCGGGCCGGTCTGCGGGGGGCATGGGAATCCTCAGGGGGGAGGAGGGTCGGGCCCCAAGGCCCGGGCCGCAGTGGTCCCCCGTCCCCCAGCGCCTGCTGGGGCCTTCCGAGAGAGCACCGGCCGAGGCACTGGCATGAAATACAGGTATGGAGGTGGCCGGGCAGCCCGCCCCATCTGTTTCCCTTTCCTGACCCTTGAGGCTTCCTGGGATGCCGCCAGGACCCCCTGAAACTTCGCTAAGAAGGTCCTGGCTCATTCCATCTCTTCTTCCCATCACCGGCACTCCCTTACTtggtccctctctccctctcttggtCTCCATCAATAGCCCTGACTGGGGGAAATTCAAGTTTACCAAGGTTGATGGGGTCCTGTCAgacctgggggggaggggggatgcTCCTGAGCTTCCCTCCTTACCTCCAGGAAAACCAGGGGTGCAGGGATCTCCAGGCTGCGCACCCTGCTCCCCCCAATGGAGTGTCCTTGGGTCGGTGTcctgggaagagggagaaggaaaggcttTTCACGTGGCCTGTTCAGGGTGCCTGACCCAGATACCGTCCCCAAGGGCCCAGTCTCCCGCGACCTTCGTGGGGAGGAAAGTGGGGCCCTCAGAAGGATGGACCACATCTCTCAACCCCATGCTGAGGTCCTGGGCCCGGATAGAGAAGGTGGACTATGATGTAACCGACTTTCTCTGAGAGTTCGGCTGGGCTCTCAGAACTCGAAatagggggaaggggaggagctCCTGCTTGGAAGTGAGCAGAAGTCATTGATCTCACCTGGCTTTGTCACTTGACGAATTTGATCCTCTCCATGTGGCTGCCCTGATTGAGAAGCTGAGCTGACAACCTGGGTGGGGAGCCTGGGGAGAAGGGCGTTCAGAAACAGACTTCATGAGCCCATGGGAGCAGAGGGAgtagagagggaaagagggaaaactGGGCTCTCCTGTCGTACTCCCCACCCAGGTGCCTTTGTTGGAGGCCCATCTGCCTAGCCTATCCAAGGACCCTTGCTTGCCTGAATGCCTGAAGTTGACTTGGTTTACCCCTCCCACACCTGTGTCTACCCTTTAGCATAGCACTCTCTGTCTGAGGGTCTGTTTTCACAAACGCAGCACAATCAGCCGGTCACAGGCCTCCTACTCTGATTCCACACATCCCAGAGATGACTCGAACAGATAAGACCTCATCAGAAGAAACACAAACCAGGCAGCACATCTTCAATGTGATAGGAGGGAACAGAGGCATTGGATAGTGGCCCCACAGGAACAGTCATTTATCTGTTCACTTATGCTATGGGCATAACAGTGCCCAATGTGGTAGCCCACTGGGTCTAGTTTCTTTGGACTGAGACACCCTGAGGGCTTCTTATTCTGGaaggagaggagctgggagcTGATAATCTATGTCCCTAATGGAAGCTCCACACATTCCTCCTACTTCTGTTTCCTGCAGGAACCTAGGAAAGTCTGGTCTTCGAGTATCCTGTCTTGGCCTAGGTGAGTTAAAAAGAAGAGGATTTAAGGGAAGGGCTTTCTTTCATGCCTTGTGTCCCACAGTTCTCAcgtgcctggcttctttcttgCAGGTACCTGGGTCACATTTGGTTCTCAGATCTCAGATGAGGTATAAGTGATGGGACCTGAAAGCAGGGCGAGGGGCTGTGAGGGAACCAGAACAAGGAGAAATGGACTTGCGTAGGCATTTGGACACCATGCATGGAGAATAATGCATGCGAAGCTGGAGgatgggggaaagggagagaatgtAGAAATCAAGGCTGAGGTGCTGTGGGCTAGAATATAGTGAGGGAAATCATTGCGGGGTCAGTGGTTGATCTTTAACTCTTTCTCTTACCTCCCTAGACAGCAGAGGATGTGTTGACAGTAGCCTATGAGCATGGTATAAACCTGTTTGACACCGCTGAAGTGTACGCAGCTGGAAAGTAAGGACTGGGGGTGAAAGAGCTGTTATAGTTAGAAGGCTGAGAGAACATGAGGGCtttatgttttttctctctcaaaaaccCTGGGAATTCTGCCCACACTTAGTTCCAACCTTTCAGCTAGTGGGCCCCTGAAGCATTATGGGAATTATAGTCCCAAACATCAATCCCTCTCCAGCTTACATGGCAATGGTTATACCGTacagtcaaataaaataaaaccaacaaatatATCCTGGGAGTCAGTTATGTGCAACTGTGTGGAGATTACAAAGCAAAGTTTTCAAACATACCTCGCCGCATCACACACCAGGAGTGTGGCTTCATTCCCGGCTTCACACTGGGAGTAGCCAAAGCCTAGATTGACCTACCCCTGCCTCTTCTCCATCTGGCAAACTCTTCTGCTCATCTTTAAGACTTGGCCCAAATGTTAGCTCCTTCCAAAAGCCTCCCCAAAGTTGGTCACTACCCCCTTCAGTTCCTGAAGCACTTTATACTGCCCTCTGACCACAGTTCATCATGTACTGGGATATGTGGCCATACTTGCTGCTCAGCTGGGACACTCCTCCTTCCATGAAATTTGTCTTGCTCTTCCCTATGTCACTTAAGTACCTACACAGAGCctagcacagagcaggcactACTTGTGGGATGACATCAACATGCCCTCAGAAAGCTCACAGTCTAAGTGgctaaacaaacaaacccaaaagacGAAGAGATATATAAGACTGAATAACAGTAAAACACTACAGTAACCATCCACCATAACAACTGAAGACTTGTCACACATTAACTCATAATTAAGTGCCAAAGAACTGTGTAGCCTATAAGAGCAATGGAAGCTGACAAGAAGAACTAACCGTAGGCTATGGCAATCAGAGAACGTTTTCCATTCTGCTTGGAGGCAGAATCTGAGCTAACCTTTGGAGGATAGGTGGGATTTTGCAGACTCAAGGGGGAAGGCAACAGATGGTTGGTACCAGTGTCTCCCTAGTCTACCCCTCTCCCTATTCTATCCCTTCAGAATCCAGAATAGAGCTTGGGGCATCATTGATGCACAactgatatttgttgaatgattgaatgaaaacTACAACTACACCCCTAGTTCCAGAAGCCCTCTTATTTAGTCCATAATGGGGCTAACAGCCCAATGGGATCCTAGTTTATGCTCCACTTTACAAGAGAGAAAACTAGTCAAAGGGACAGGTGGGGAAGAGGATAAGGGACAGATTCACCTTGGAGAGGTCAGTGCTTCTACACTGTTTTTCTTCCAGGGCTGAAAGAACCCTAGGCAACATCCTCAAGAGCAAAGGCTGGAGGTGAGACTGCGGTTTGAGGGGTTGTTAGGGACGTGATCATGCAAAAATCCTTTTCTTGCTGGTTctcccatttctctttttccagGAGATCAAGCTATGTCATCACCACCAAGATTTTTTGGGGAGGACAGTAAGTGGCTGCCCCATTATAATTGGGGGGAAGATCTAGAAAATGTGTGAAGGTGTATGGGATGGGGGTGGTGACAGCTGTCCCCACACCTACTACTCTAGATCTGCATCCTGTCTATGAGGACCTATGAAATCCCCGTTCCTCATGGCACCAGGCCAGCCCTGGTCCCCTATCTTTGTCACACCTCATCTTTGACTTACCTTTTCCTACAGGGCAGAAACTGAGCGAGGCTTGAGCCGCAAACACATCATTGAGGGTGAGAATTAGAGGCTGGGAACCTGAAGTGACTGGGTATGGAAACGAGAGGAGGTGGGAACACCCTCTGAAGCTCTTTAGTCAGAGGCTTTGAATAGGGGAGCTGGGATTTAGGCGGCCATGGCAAAAGGGTCAGGTCTGAGTTGTTCGGAAACTGAAGCTGAGGTGCTTACCTTCCTCTCTCTATTCCTACCCGAGGCTTGCGAGGATCTCTGGACCGCCTCCAGCTAGGATATGTGGACATCGTCTTTGCTAATCGCTCAGACCCCAACAGTCCCATGGAGGGTAAAAGCAGCACCCCATCCTTACAGTCCTTCAAAACAGCACTTCTCAAACCCTCAGCAGGGAGCCAGCCCCCGCTCAGGAGACCTCCTAAGCGCCACAGTGGAGACTCAGACCCCAGGATTTAGACAGGGAGGGAGGCACAGAGCAGATACCAACCTCTCTGACTCCATAGAAATACCTGGGGTCTTGGTGGGACAGGCAGAGATCTGCACATCTGAAGCGCTGGAGGCCAGGGATCTGACAGTAAGGCTCTCCCTCTCCCATATGCCTAGAGATTGTGCGAGCCATGACCTATGTCATCAACCAGGGCCTGGCCCTATACTGGGGAACGTCCCGATGGGGGGCTGCAGAAATCATGGTGAGTGCGCCGCCCCACTTCCCCGTCCCACAACTGGTTCCCACTTTTCACATGGCCGCTCCAAGCCCCCACTCTATTGGAGGAGGGGGagtggaagaaaatggaaagagtgCTCTGACCCCCATCTCTTTGCCACCCCACTCAGGAGGCCTACTCCATGGCCAGACAGTTCAATCTGATTCCTCCACTGTGTGAACAAGCAGAGCACCACCTGTTCCAGAGAGAGAAGGTGGAGATGCAGCTGCCAGAGCTCTACCACAAGATTGGTGTGTTCCCTCATTCCTGCCTTTCCCTTGGCCTCACCGTCGCCTATATCTTTTCCCCCACACATCCAATCCTCTTCCTCTTAGGTGTTGGCTCAGTCACTTGGTCCCCTCTGGCCTGTGGCCTCATCACTAGCAAGTATGATGGGCGAGTCCCAGATACCTGCAGAACCACCATCAAGGTGAGATCTGGGGGCTCAGGATGGCAAGACTGGGCCATTTTGGctgttggggttgggggtggagggcgtTTGCTGATTCTCTTTGGCCTCAAGGGCTACCAGTGGCTCAAGGACAAAGTGCAGAGTGAGGATGGCAAGAAGCAACAAGCCAAAGTCATGGATCTTCTCCCCATCGCTCACCAGCTGGGCTGCACTGTGGCACAGCTTGCTATTGGTGAGATACTGCCAGCCCTGGACCCTGCAGGGGACTTGTCTCCTCCTGAGACACTCCCAAACCCAAGGCTGGTTTGTCCTTAGGGAGGACCGTTTTCCTCAGAGACACTTCTTAAGGCTATATGCTCACTGTTCCCATCAGTTAGTTCCCTTGTTTTCCTCCTCCGGTCCTAGCGTGGTGTCTCCGCAGTGAGGGTGTCAG contains the following coding sequences:
- the TRAPPC1 gene encoding trafficking protein particle complex subunit 1 isoform X2; amino-acid sequence: MTVHNLYLFDRNGVCLHYSEWHRKKQAGISKEEEYKLMKDGFLAFQTSRYKLHYYETPTGIKVVMNTDLGVGPIRDVLHHIYSALYVELVVKNPLCPLGQTVQSELFRSRLDSYIRSLPFFSARAG
- the KCNAB3 gene encoding voltage-gated potassium channel subunit beta-3 isoform X1; translated protein: MQVSIACTEQNLRSRSSEDRLCGPRPGPGGGNGGPVCGGHGNPQGGGGSGPKARAAVVPRPPAPAGAFRESTGRGTGMKYRNLGKSGLRVSCLGLGTWVTFGSQISDETAEDVLTVAYEHGINLFDTAEVYAAGKAERTLGNILKSKGWRRSSYVITTKIFWGGQAETERGLSRKHIIEGLRGSLDRLQLGYVDIVFANRSDPNSPMEEIVRAMTYVINQGLALYWGTSRWGAAEIMEAYSMARQFNLIPPLCEQAEHHLFQREKVEMQLPELYHKIGVFPHSCLSLGLTVAYIFSPTHPILFLLGVGSVTWSPLACGLITSKYDGRVPDTCRTTIKGYQWLKDKVQSEDGKKQQAKVMDLLPIAHQLGCTVAQLAIAWCLRSEGVSSVLLGVSSAEQLIEHLGALQVLSQLTPQTVLEIDGLLGSKPHSKK
- the KCNAB3 gene encoding voltage-gated potassium channel subunit beta-3 isoform X2 encodes the protein MQVSIACTEQNLRSRSSEDRLCGPRPGPGGGNGGPVCGGHGNPQGGGGSGPKARAAVVPRPPAPAGAFRESTGRGTGMKYRNLGKSGLRVSCLGLGTWVTFGSQISDETAEDVLTVAYEHGINLFDTAEVYAAGKAERTLGNILKSKGWRRSSYVITTKIFWGGQAETERGLSRKHIIEGLRGSLDRLQLGYVDIVFANRSDPNSPMEEIVRAMTYVINQGLALYWGTSRWGAAEIMEAYSMARQFNLIPPLCEQAEHHLFQREKVEMQLPELYHKIGVGSVTWSPLACGLITSKYDGRVPDTCRTTIKGYQWLKDKVQSEDGKKQQAKVMDLLPIAHQLGCTVAQLAIAWCLRSEGVSSVLLGVSSAEQLIEHLGALQVLSQLTPQTVLEIDGLLGSKPHSKK
- the TRAPPC1 gene encoding trafficking protein particle complex subunit 1 isoform X1, producing MTVHNLYLFDRNGVCLHYSEWHRKKQAGISKEEEYKLMYGMLFSIRSFVSKMSPLDMKDGFLAFQTSRYKLHYYETPTGIKVVMNTDLGVGPIRDVLHHIYSALYVELVVKNPLCPLGQTVQSELFRSRLDSYIRSLPFFSARAG